From a region of the Streptomyces sp. B21-083 genome:
- a CDS encoding sigma-70 family RNA polymerase sigma factor, whose product MATRAVARRTSSATGGTVGGARSVRAHGGEIADRDLVGMYLDEIARTPLLDAAKEVELSQTIEAGVFARQILDGQAEAEADATVDELEALFAESERAKDVFIRSNLRLVVAVARRYPRSGLPLLDLIQEGNAGLVRAVEKFDYRKGFKFSTYATWWIRQAITRSIADQSRTIRLPVHLVEELGRIRRVQREFNRKNGRDPEPAEIAAELDTNAARVVDVLDWARDPVSLNMAVDDDGDTQFGDLLEDTSAVSPEQSVLTLLRSEELDDLIGRLDQRTASIIKMRYGIVDGRERTLTEVGKEHGLTRERIRQIEKHALLELKKLAHDTGFDAAA is encoded by the coding sequence ATGGCAACCCGTGCCGTCGCCCGTCGTACGTCGTCCGCCACCGGCGGGACCGTCGGCGGCGCACGCAGTGTTCGCGCCCATGGCGGCGAGATCGCCGACCGCGACCTGGTCGGCATGTACTTGGACGAGATAGCCCGCACCCCGCTGCTCGACGCCGCGAAGGAGGTCGAGCTGTCGCAGACCATCGAAGCCGGTGTCTTCGCCCGCCAGATCCTCGACGGCCAGGCGGAGGCCGAGGCGGACGCCACCGTCGACGAGCTGGAGGCGCTCTTCGCCGAGAGCGAGCGGGCCAAGGACGTCTTCATCCGCTCCAACCTCCGGCTGGTTGTCGCCGTGGCGCGCCGTTACCCCCGCAGCGGTCTGCCCCTTCTCGACCTGATCCAGGAGGGCAACGCCGGCCTGGTGCGCGCGGTCGAGAAGTTCGACTACCGCAAGGGCTTCAAGTTCTCGACGTACGCCACCTGGTGGATCCGTCAGGCCATCACCCGTTCCATCGCCGACCAGTCGCGCACGATCCGCCTTCCCGTCCACCTGGTCGAGGAGCTGGGCCGGATCCGGCGCGTGCAGCGCGAGTTCAACCGTAAGAACGGGCGGGACCCGGAACCCGCGGAGATCGCCGCCGAGCTGGACACCAACGCGGCGCGTGTGGTCGACGTACTGGACTGGGCCCGCGACCCGGTGTCGCTGAACATGGCGGTGGACGACGACGGCGACACCCAGTTCGGCGACCTCCTGGAGGACACGTCGGCGGTATCGCCCGAGCAGTCCGTCCTGACCCTGCTGCGCAGCGAGGAACTGGACGACCTGATCGGCCGCCTCGACCAGCGCACGGCCTCCATCATCAAGATGCGGTACGGCATCGTCGACGGCCGGGAGCGCACGCTGACGGAGGTCGGCAAGGAACACGGGCTGACCCGTGAGCGGATCAGGCAGATCGAGAAGCACGCGCTGCTGGAACTGAAGAAGCTGGCTCACGACACGGGTTTCGACGCGGCGGCGTAG
- a CDS encoding GNAT family N-acetyltransferase, with product MSSKSAEVQVRPGVEDDLEGLTDVYNHYVRETPTTFDTKIFTPEERRPWLLSYPQDGPHRLMVATDVDSQRILGYATSGAFRPKPAYGTTVEVTVYLAPDAGGRGVGTLLYKALFEALDGEDVHRALAGIVPPNEASVRLHERFGFRYVGTYREVGRKFGRYWDVAWYEKEL from the coding sequence ATGTCGTCGAAATCCGCAGAAGTGCAGGTCAGGCCGGGGGTCGAGGATGACCTCGAAGGCCTGACCGACGTCTACAACCACTACGTGCGCGAGACACCCACGACTTTCGACACCAAAATCTTCACTCCGGAGGAGCGCCGCCCCTGGCTGCTCTCCTACCCCCAAGACGGCCCACACCGCCTGATGGTTGCCACGGATGTGGACTCACAGCGGATTCTGGGGTACGCCACGTCGGGCGCCTTCCGTCCGAAGCCGGCCTACGGCACCACCGTGGAGGTCACCGTCTATCTCGCGCCGGACGCGGGCGGGCGCGGTGTCGGCACCCTGCTCTACAAGGCCCTCTTCGAGGCGCTGGACGGCGAGGACGTACATCGCGCCCTCGCGGGGATCGTGCCACCGAACGAAGCGTCCGTGCGGCTGCACGAACGCTTCGGGTTCCGGTACGTCGGTACGTACCGCGAGGTGGGCCGCAAGTTCGGCCGGTACTGGGACGTGGCCTGGTACGAGAAGGAGCTGTGA
- a CDS encoding DODA-type extradiol aromatic ring-opening family dioxygenase, with the protein MSAGIQERMPALYLSHGAPPLADDPIWPGELAAWSADLPRPKAILMVSAHWEEAPLAIGAIETIPLVYDFWGFPEHYYQVEYAAAGAPELAESVRKLLRAPGMPVQDVPDRGLDHGAYVPLVEMFPEADIPVLQISMPTLDPVKLMDIGRRLAPLRDEGVLIVGSGFFTHNLAALRHTGPGVPTWSSEFDDWGHRALETRDVDGLLDFLNKAPAGRYAHPRTEHFAPLFVTMGAADLAGELDSQRSVIDGFWMGMAKRSVQFG; encoded by the coding sequence ATGTCGGCCGGCATCCAGGAGCGCATGCCCGCGCTCTACCTCAGTCACGGCGCGCCTCCTCTGGCGGACGACCCGATCTGGCCCGGCGAACTCGCCGCCTGGTCGGCGGACCTGCCCCGCCCCAAGGCGATCCTCATGGTCTCCGCCCACTGGGAGGAGGCCCCGCTCGCCATCGGCGCCATCGAAACGATCCCCCTCGTCTACGATTTCTGGGGCTTCCCGGAGCACTACTACCAGGTCGAGTACGCCGCCGCCGGCGCCCCCGAACTCGCCGAGTCCGTACGGAAGCTGCTGCGGGCCCCCGGCATGCCCGTCCAGGACGTCCCGGACCGCGGCCTCGACCACGGTGCGTACGTCCCGCTGGTGGAGATGTTCCCCGAGGCGGACATCCCTGTCCTGCAGATCTCGATGCCGACCCTCGACCCGGTGAAACTGATGGACATCGGGCGCAGGCTCGCCCCGCTGCGCGACGAGGGTGTGCTGATCGTCGGCTCCGGCTTCTTCACCCACAACCTGGCCGCCCTCAGGCACACCGGCCCCGGAGTGCCGACCTGGTCGAGCGAGTTCGACGACTGGGGCCACCGCGCGCTGGAGACACGCGACGTGGACGGCCTGCTGGACTTCCTGAACAAGGCTCCCGCGGGCCGGTACGCCCACCCGCGCACCGAGCACTTCGCGCCGCTCTTCGTGACGATGGGCGCGGCCGACCTGGCCGGGGAGCTGGACTCCCAGAGGTCGGTCATCGACGGCTTCTGGATGGGGATGGCCAAGCGCTCGGTGCAGTTCGGCTGA
- a CDS encoding MarR family winged helix-turn-helix transcriptional regulator — MNTASTSDEEPCWLTDEEQRTWRAYVHAVTLLEDHLDRQLQRDAGMPHVYYGLLVGLADAPGRRLRMTELAMKAKITRSRLSHAIARLEKNGWVRREDCPSDKRGQFAVLTDAGQDVLRRTAPGHVTAVRQALFDRISDEQRKTLHDVMEIVAQGLQPKDAGADLPWLR, encoded by the coding sequence ATGAACACGGCATCTACATCCGACGAGGAGCCCTGCTGGCTCACCGACGAGGAACAGCGCACCTGGCGTGCCTACGTGCACGCCGTCACCCTTCTCGAGGACCATCTCGACCGCCAGCTACAGCGCGACGCCGGTATGCCGCACGTCTACTACGGCCTGCTCGTCGGCCTCGCCGACGCTCCCGGCCGACGACTGCGGATGACCGAGCTGGCCATGAAGGCGAAGATCACGCGCTCGCGCCTCTCGCACGCCATCGCCCGGCTGGAGAAGAACGGCTGGGTACGACGCGAGGACTGCCCCTCGGACAAGCGCGGCCAGTTCGCGGTCCTGACCGACGCGGGCCAGGATGTGCTCCGGCGCACCGCACCGGGCCATGTGACCGCCGTACGCCAGGCGCTGTTCGACCGGATCAGTGACGAGCAGCGCAAGACGCTCCACGACGTCATGGAGATCGTCGCCCAGGGCCTTCAGCCGAAGGACGCGGGCGCGGATCTGCCCTGGCTCCGCTGA
- a CDS encoding MFS transporter encodes MSETAQAAAAKAPAPDSNRWKALTFIALAQLMVVLDATIVNIALPSAQQDLGISDGNRQWVITAYALAFGGLLLFGGRIADIWGRRNTFVTGLIGFAAASALGGAAQNEAMLLGSRALQGAFGALLAPAALSLLAVMFTDGKERAKAFGIYGAIAGGGGAVGLILGGFLTEYLDWRWTFFVNIPFAIVAALGAYFVIREPSGSRNRSPLDIPGVVLSTLGLVSLVYGFTRAESEGWSDSVTIGLFVASALLLATFVFVESKVKAPLLPLRVITERNRGGVYLSLGLAIIAMFGLFLFLTYYLQIVKGYSPVKTGFAFLPMIAGMITGSTQIGARLMTRVPARLLMGPGFLLAALGMLLLTQMEIGSSYAALLLPAMLLLGLGMGTAFMPAMSLATLGVEPRDSGVASAMVNTSQQVGGAIGTALLNTIAASATTSYVADHIGGASSRSQQQLVQLKGMVEGYTSAIWFAVGILVVAAGIAFTFINAGRPDMSSVSGDSAEEELRVPVVAH; translated from the coding sequence ATGTCCGAAACAGCCCAGGCTGCCGCCGCCAAGGCGCCGGCTCCCGACTCCAACCGCTGGAAGGCGCTCACGTTCATCGCGCTCGCCCAGCTGATGGTCGTGCTCGACGCGACCATCGTGAACATCGCCCTTCCCTCCGCCCAGCAGGACCTGGGGATATCCGACGGCAACCGCCAGTGGGTCATCACGGCCTACGCCCTGGCCTTCGGCGGACTGCTCCTCTTCGGTGGCCGGATCGCCGACATCTGGGGCCGCAGGAACACCTTCGTCACCGGTCTGATCGGCTTCGCCGCCGCCTCCGCCCTGGGTGGCGCGGCGCAGAACGAGGCGATGCTGCTCGGCTCCCGTGCGCTGCAGGGTGCCTTCGGCGCACTGCTGGCGCCCGCCGCGCTCTCCCTGCTCGCGGTGATGTTCACCGACGGCAAGGAGCGCGCCAAGGCGTTCGGCATCTACGGTGCGATCGCCGGTGGCGGTGGCGCCGTCGGTCTGATCCTCGGCGGCTTCCTCACCGAGTACCTGGACTGGCGCTGGACCTTCTTCGTGAACATCCCGTTCGCGATCGTCGCCGCCCTCGGCGCGTACTTCGTCATCCGTGAGCCGTCCGGCAGCCGCAACCGCTCGCCGCTCGACATCCCGGGCGTCGTCCTGTCCACCCTGGGTCTGGTCTCCCTCGTCTACGGCTTCACGCGGGCCGAGTCGGAAGGCTGGAGCGACTCGGTGACGATCGGCCTGTTCGTCGCCTCGGCGCTGCTTCTCGCGACCTTCGTGTTCGTCGAGTCCAAGGTCAAGGCCCCGCTGCTGCCCCTGCGCGTCATCACCGAGCGCAACCGCGGCGGTGTCTACCTCTCGCTCGGCCTCGCGATCATCGCGATGTTCGGCCTGTTCCTCTTCCTGACCTACTACCTGCAGATCGTGAAGGGCTACTCGCCTGTCAAGACCGGCTTCGCGTTCCTGCCGATGATCGCGGGCATGATCACGGGTTCCACGCAGATCGGCGCCCGACTGATGACCCGCGTCCCGGCGCGGCTGCTGATGGGCCCGGGCTTCCTGCTCGCCGCGCTCGGCATGCTGCTGCTGACCCAGATGGAGATCGGCTCCTCGTACGCGGCCCTGCTCCTGCCGGCCATGCTCCTGCTCGGCCTCGGTATGGGTACGGCGTTCATGCCGGCCATGTCCCTGGCCACGCTGGGCGTCGAGCCGCGTGACTCCGGTGTCGCCTCCGCGATGGTCAACACCTCGCAGCAGGTGGGCGGCGCGATCGGTACGGCTCTGCTGAACACCATCGCCGCCTCCGCCACCACGTCGTACGTCGCTGACCACATCGGCGGCGCGTCCTCCCGCTCCCAGCAGCAGCTGGTCCAGCTGAAGGGCATGGTCGAGGGTTACACCAGCGCCATCTGGTTCGCCGTCGGCATCCTGGTCGTCGCCGCGGGTATCGCCTTCACCTTCATCAACGCCGGTCGCCCGGACATGAGTTCGGTCAGCGGTGACAGTGCGGAGGAGGAGCTGAGGGTTCCGGTGGTCGCCCACTGA
- a CDS encoding TetR/AcrR family transcriptional regulator: MQTAIPAQKAARPRADALRNRERIATAAREMFVEFGPEVPIDEIARRAGVGNATVYRNFPDREALVREVVCSVMDRTSEAAERALAETGDAFAALERFVHVSADERISALCPMMSSTFDQNHPDLEAARKRIEEFTAEIMERAMAAGQLRTDVGVGDVMVVVSQLSRPPAGTACMNIDRFVHRHLQLFLDGLRAPAHSELPGKAATMEDLRRS; this comes from the coding sequence GTGCAGACCGCGATCCCCGCGCAGAAGGCGGCCCGGCCCCGCGCCGACGCCCTGCGCAACCGGGAGCGGATCGCCACCGCCGCCCGCGAGATGTTCGTCGAGTTCGGCCCCGAGGTGCCGATCGACGAGATCGCCCGCCGGGCCGGCGTCGGCAATGCCACGGTGTACCGCAACTTCCCGGACCGGGAGGCCCTCGTACGGGAAGTCGTCTGCTCGGTCATGGACCGTACGTCCGAGGCGGCGGAGCGGGCGCTCGCGGAGACCGGCGACGCCTTCGCGGCGCTGGAGCGCTTCGTGCACGTCTCCGCCGACGAACGGATCAGCGCGCTCTGCCCGATGATGTCCAGCACCTTCGACCAGAACCATCCGGACCTGGAGGCCGCGCGCAAGCGGATCGAAGAGTTCACCGCGGAGATCATGGAGCGCGCCATGGCGGCCGGTCAGCTGCGCACCGACGTGGGCGTGGGGGACGTGATGGTCGTCGTGTCCCAGCTCAGCCGCCCTCCGGCGGGGACGGCGTGCATGAACATCGACCGCTTCGTCCACCGGCACCTGCAGCTGTTCCTGGACGGACTGCGGGCCCCGGCCCACTCCGAACTGCCCGGCAAGGCCGCGACCATGGAGGACCTGCGCCGATCCTGA
- a CDS encoding M6 family metalloprotease domain-containing protein: protein MQQPTSRRRIRRIRPPGPPRPRRMAALVSVAALILAVGTSAGTGRLDRGATTAAGSVPLTRSSPLGPCLIRGGLGVQMSEGLPTPIGYSRSTGTVHALNLMIDFSDAPGQGSALDRLAEFFPQTRDWFTTSSYGRLDYRPEAPIADWLRMPRSFRSYGIERGAPFDPGYRRLVHDIVAAADPTVDFRSYDLLNVLVTPNAGPSALDTVLSVTFAGNREAPVADGVPVANASFVYSRQDDGSGSYDTTGYRVLPHENGHVFGLPDLYTQSGGGAVGHWDIMSEDWGANNDLLGWHKWKLGWLDPSQVGCAVTAGTSEYTLTPLARPGGAKLVFVPLTSRTGYAVELRTREGNDETVCRPGVLIYRVDAKVDTGRGPVTVYDSRRGSGGCTRSPNVHAELSDATFTPGESFTDPGRRVRITVASADLDGNYRVAITRR from the coding sequence ATGCAGCAGCCGACCAGCCGTCGTCGGATACGTCGGATACGCCCGCCCGGCCCACCGCGCCCCCGCCGGATGGCCGCCCTGGTGTCCGTGGCCGCGCTGATCCTGGCGGTCGGCACCTCGGCCGGCACCGGGCGCCTCGACCGGGGCGCCACGACGGCAGCGGGCTCCGTCCCGCTGACCCGCTCCTCGCCGCTCGGCCCGTGTCTGATCCGGGGCGGCCTCGGCGTCCAGATGTCCGAGGGACTGCCCACCCCGATCGGCTACTCCCGTTCCACCGGCACCGTCCACGCGCTGAACCTGATGATCGACTTCTCCGACGCCCCGGGCCAGGGCAGCGCCCTCGACCGGCTCGCGGAGTTCTTCCCGCAGACCCGGGACTGGTTCACCACCAGTTCCTACGGCCGCCTCGACTACCGCCCCGAGGCGCCCATCGCCGACTGGCTGCGGATGCCCCGGTCGTTCCGCTCGTACGGCATAGAGCGCGGCGCCCCCTTCGACCCCGGCTACCGCCGGCTGGTCCACGACATCGTGGCCGCCGCCGACCCGACGGTCGACTTCCGCTCGTACGACCTGCTGAACGTGCTGGTCACCCCGAACGCGGGCCCCTCCGCTCTGGACACCGTCCTGTCCGTCACCTTCGCCGGCAACCGCGAGGCACCGGTCGCGGACGGCGTACCCGTCGCCAACGCGTCCTTCGTCTACTCCCGCCAGGACGACGGCTCCGGTTCGTACGACACCACGGGCTACCGCGTCCTCCCGCACGAGAACGGCCATGTGTTCGGGCTGCCCGACCTGTACACACAGTCCGGCGGGGGCGCGGTCGGCCACTGGGACATCATGAGCGAGGACTGGGGGGCCAACAACGACCTGCTCGGCTGGCACAAGTGGAAGCTCGGCTGGCTGGACCCCTCGCAGGTCGGCTGCGCGGTGACGGCCGGGACGAGCGAGTACACGCTCACCCCGCTGGCCCGTCCCGGCGGCGCGAAACTCGTGTTCGTACCCCTGACCTCCCGTACGGGATACGCCGTGGAACTGCGTACCCGCGAGGGCAACGACGAGACGGTGTGCCGGCCGGGCGTGCTGATCTACCGGGTCGACGCGAAAGTCGACACCGGCCGCGGTCCGGTCACGGTGTACGACTCCCGCCGGGGCAGCGGCGGCTGTACCCGCAGCCCGAACGTGCACGCGGAACTCTCCGACGCGACCTTCACACCCGGCGAGTCCTTCACGGACCCGGGGCGCCGCGTCCGCATCACCGTGGCGAGCGCGGACCTCGACGGGAACTACCGGGTCGCGATCACCCGACGGTGA
- a CDS encoding IclR family transcriptional regulator domain-containing protein, producing the protein MVASVTNVPPVLDGPVPVEAVAPLMRGIAVLRQLTEAGGTLSLSGLERATGLARSTVDRITATLARMGYVRLDGRDAVLTPRLMELGNAYLAALGLPALLDAHADALADELDESVSLAVGDRDGIRFIHQATRRRAMSLSFRIGDLLPAERTAPGPLFATEWTVDDWRRWHERRAADPADHGFPAVPPRTDDSGADFEAYVERARVDGWALDDQLIEPGLVAVSVPVRDPRTGRVACVASVVSHTSRRTVTDLRDDLLPRLRSTVTAMEAELRVRPVAGAPAAPSGLAAWTGASKQELGREFIESLARGLTVLTAFGESRAELTLTEVARATGLARATARRALITYEHLGYVRTHGRTFILTPRVLSLGFPPLSRTSLPEIAGPHLAELAGRVQESASLAILSTDSGAGSGSGSGAGSGSGSGSGSGAEIQYTARAAARRIVSAHITVGTRLPAYPTSMGRVLLAGTPEAERQLRDLPPLAPLTPHTVTDPAAFARVLTVVREQGYALVSEELEEGLRSIAVPVRDRTGRVVAAVNVAMHTTRRTAENCVTEILPELYATASRIEGELRTAGRFTRVPLA; encoded by the coding sequence ATGGTCGCCTCCGTCACGAATGTCCCGCCGGTCCTGGACGGTCCCGTACCCGTCGAGGCCGTCGCCCCGCTGATGCGCGGGATCGCCGTGCTGCGGCAACTGACGGAGGCGGGCGGGACGTTGAGCCTGAGCGGGCTGGAGCGCGCGACCGGCCTGGCCCGTTCGACGGTCGACCGGATCACGGCGACGCTCGCCCGCATGGGGTACGTCCGTCTCGACGGCCGGGACGCCGTTCTCACCCCTCGGCTGATGGAACTCGGCAACGCCTATCTGGCCGCCCTCGGGCTGCCCGCCCTGCTCGACGCGCACGCGGACGCCCTCGCCGACGAGCTGGACGAGTCGGTGTCGCTCGCGGTCGGCGACCGTGACGGCATCCGGTTCATCCACCAGGCCACCCGCCGCCGCGCGATGTCCCTCAGCTTCCGCATCGGCGACCTCCTCCCCGCCGAACGCACCGCCCCCGGCCCGCTGTTCGCCACCGAGTGGACGGTCGACGACTGGCGCCGCTGGCACGAACGCCGGGCGGCGGACCCGGCCGACCACGGATTCCCCGCCGTTCCGCCCCGGACCGACGACTCGGGCGCCGACTTCGAGGCGTACGTGGAGCGGGCCCGCGTCGACGGCTGGGCACTGGACGACCAGCTGATCGAACCGGGGCTGGTCGCCGTCTCCGTACCCGTACGGGACCCCCGTACGGGTCGGGTGGCCTGTGTCGCGAGCGTCGTCAGCCACACGAGCCGCCGAACGGTCACCGACCTGCGCGACGACCTGCTGCCGCGACTGCGCTCGACGGTGACCGCGATGGAGGCCGAGCTGCGGGTGCGCCCGGTCGCCGGGGCGCCGGCGGCTCCCTCGGGCCTCGCGGCCTGGACCGGTGCCTCGAAGCAGGAACTGGGCCGCGAGTTCATCGAGTCCCTGGCCAGGGGCCTCACCGTCCTGACGGCCTTCGGCGAGTCCCGCGCCGAGCTGACCCTGACAGAGGTCGCACGGGCGACGGGCCTGGCGAGGGCGACCGCCCGCCGGGCCCTGATCACCTACGAGCACCTGGGGTACGTGCGGACACACGGCCGCACCTTCATCCTCACCCCCCGGGTCCTGTCCCTCGGCTTCCCGCCCCTCTCCCGTACGTCCCTGCCCGAGATCGCGGGCCCGCACCTGGCCGAACTCGCGGGCCGGGTACAGGAGTCGGCGTCACTGGCCATCCTGTCGACGGACTCGGGGGCAGGATCGGGGTCAGGTTCAGGGGCGGGATCGGGGTCAGGTTCAGGGTCGGGTTCGGGGGCGGAGATCCAGTACACGGCGCGGGCGGCGGCGAGGCGCATCGTGAGCGCGCACATCACCGTCGGGACGCGGCTTCCGGCGTATCCGACCTCGATGGGGCGGGTGCTGCTGGCCGGCACACCGGAGGCGGAGCGGCAGCTGCGGGACCTGCCTCCACTGGCCCCGCTGACGCCGCACACCGTGACGGACCCGGCCGCCTTCGCCCGGGTGCTGACGGTGGTGCGGGAGCAGGGATACGCCCTGGTCAGCGAGGAGTTGGAGGAGGGGCTGCGGTCGATCGCCGTCCCGGTGCGGGACCGTACGGGGCGGGTGGTCGCCGCGGTGAACGTGGCGATGCACACGACCCGGCGTACGGCGGAGAACTGCGTGACGGAGATCCTGCCCGAGCTGTACGCGACGGCGTCACGGATCGAGGGCGAACTGCGGACGGCGGGACGCTTCACCCGGGTGCCGCTGGCCTGA
- a CDS encoding IclR family transcriptional regulator: MPEKRGVRSVKSAARTVALLELLAARGEQPSRLDELAEELEVPRSSMYQLLQTLVDCGWVRSDATGSLYGIGIRALLTGTGYLDGDRRIRAARPHLDEASDALGETIHLARLDGPDVVYLATRESHEYPRTISRVGRRVPAHAGALGKALLAERPDDELPLPGGELVALTDNTHTTRAALHADLAQVRERGYSVDREETVTGIAGFGFALRYDTPATDAISCSVPVARLTPEHELRIVAVMREIRAKIETQLHLAPGAPDWR, encoded by the coding sequence ATGCCGGAGAAGAGAGGTGTCCGCAGCGTGAAGTCGGCGGCCCGGACCGTCGCGCTGCTGGAACTTCTCGCCGCCCGGGGCGAGCAGCCCTCGCGTCTGGACGAACTCGCCGAGGAACTGGAAGTGCCGCGCAGCAGCATGTACCAGCTGCTCCAGACCCTCGTCGACTGCGGCTGGGTCCGCTCCGACGCCACTGGCTCCCTCTACGGCATCGGCATCCGCGCCCTGCTCACCGGCACCGGCTATCTCGACGGCGACCGGCGTATCCGCGCGGCCCGTCCCCACCTCGACGAGGCCTCGGACGCGCTCGGCGAGACGATCCACCTCGCGCGTCTCGACGGACCGGACGTCGTCTACCTGGCCACCCGCGAGTCCCACGAGTACCCGCGCACCATAAGCCGCGTCGGCCGCCGCGTCCCGGCCCACGCCGGCGCCCTCGGCAAGGCGCTGCTCGCGGAGCGCCCCGACGACGAACTCCCGCTGCCTGGAGGGGAGTTGGTCGCGCTCACCGACAACACCCACACCACCCGGGCCGCCCTGCACGCCGATCTGGCCCAGGTCCGCGAGCGCGGGTACTCCGTCGACCGCGAGGAGACGGTGACCGGTATCGCGGGCTTCGGCTTCGCCCTGCGTTACGACACCCCGGCTACCGACGCCATCAGCTGCTCGGTGCCGGTGGCCCGGCTCACCCCGGAGCACGAACTGCGGATCGTCGCCGTCATGCGTGAGATCCGCGCGAAGATCGAGACCCAGCTGCACCTGGCCCCGGGTGCCCCCGACTGGCGCTGA
- a CDS encoding 5-dehydro-4-deoxyglucarate dehydratase: MAVINSEVAGVVQRLRDGMTGGVLSFPLTSFRDDGGLDLDGYRAYLTGRLAAAPGAVFPACGTGEFFSLDEDEYRAVVTTTVEVADGRLPVVAGIGYGWAQALRFARIAEEAGADALLVLPHYLVGAPQDGLVEQLRRIAAGTRLPLIAYQRGQVTFTAEGVRRIAAIEGVVGLKDGHSDLDRLQRLTFAAPDGFLFFNGASTAEIQARAYATVGVPAYSSAVHAFAPEIANAFFGALRDGDDPLVTRLLREFYVPLVELRDRVPGYAVSLVKAAARLRGLPVGPVRAPLTDPGPDDLATLAKVLDHGLGLVGAVRQPTS, encoded by the coding sequence ATGGCAGTGATCAACTCGGAGGTCGCGGGAGTCGTCCAGCGGCTCCGTGACGGGATGACCGGCGGGGTGCTGTCCTTCCCCCTCACGAGCTTCCGGGACGACGGCGGTCTCGATCTGGACGGGTACCGGGCGTATCTGACCGGCCGGCTGGCCGCCGCCCCCGGCGCGGTGTTCCCCGCCTGCGGAACGGGCGAGTTCTTCTCGCTCGACGAGGACGAGTACCGCGCGGTCGTCACCACCACGGTCGAGGTCGCCGACGGTCGACTGCCGGTGGTCGCGGGCATCGGCTACGGCTGGGCGCAGGCGCTGCGGTTCGCCCGTATCGCGGAGGAGGCGGGCGCGGACGCCCTGCTGGTCCTGCCGCACTATCTGGTCGGGGCGCCGCAGGACGGGCTGGTGGAGCAGCTGCGCCGCATCGCCGCCGGGACCCGGCTGCCGCTGATCGCGTACCAGCGCGGCCAGGTCACGTTCACGGCGGAGGGAGTGCGGCGGATCGCGGCGATCGAGGGGGTCGTCGGCCTCAAGGACGGTCACAGCGACCTCGACCGGCTCCAGCGCCTCACCTTCGCCGCCCCCGACGGCTTCCTCTTCTTCAACGGCGCCTCGACGGCCGAGATCCAGGCCCGCGCCTACGCCACGGTCGGTGTCCCCGCCTACTCCTCCGCCGTCCACGCCTTCGCCCCCGAGATCGCGAACGCCTTCTTCGGTGCGCTGCGGGACGGGGACGACCCGCTCGTGACACGGCTCCTGCGCGAGTTCTACGTCCCGCTGGTCGAACTCCGCGACCGGGTGCCGGGCTACGCCGTGTCCCTGGTGAAGGCGGCGGCCCGGCTGCGTGGCCTCCCGGTCGGCCCGGTCCGCGCCCCCCTCACCGACCCGGGCCCGGACGACCTCGCCACCCTGGCCAAGGTGCTGGACCACGGCCTGGGGCTGGTGGGGGCGGTACGACAGCCGACCTCCTGA